The proteins below are encoded in one region of Microbispora sp. NBC_01189:
- a CDS encoding response regulator transcription factor, with amino-acid sequence MEPIRVLLVDDHAAFRAGLRALLRPVEEMEVADEAASGEQALALLPRVQPDVVLMDLAMPGMGGVAATERVTRDHPHVRVLVVSMADDDDAVFAAVRAGARGYVLKGARRAELVRAIRAVAEGEAIFGPALAGRLMGYFSDLGRAPQPSFPELTPREREILGLVAAHLTNGQIAARLGLSQKTVRNHVSSVFAKLRVADRAEAIMRARESGL; translated from the coding sequence ATGGAGCCGATCCGCGTGCTGCTGGTTGACGACCACGCGGCCTTCCGGGCGGGGCTCCGGGCGCTCCTGCGGCCGGTGGAGGAAATGGAGGTCGCCGACGAGGCGGCGAGCGGTGAGCAGGCCCTCGCCCTCCTCCCCCGCGTGCAGCCCGACGTCGTGCTGATGGACCTCGCCATGCCCGGCATGGGTGGGGTGGCCGCGACCGAACGCGTCACCCGGGACCATCCGCACGTACGGGTCCTCGTGGTCAGCATGGCGGACGACGACGACGCGGTCTTCGCGGCGGTGCGCGCGGGCGCGCGGGGATACGTGCTCAAGGGCGCGCGGCGGGCCGAGCTCGTCCGGGCGATCCGGGCCGTGGCCGAGGGCGAGGCGATCTTCGGCCCCGCCCTCGCCGGGCGGCTGATGGGTTACTTCTCCGACCTCGGCAGGGCGCCCCAGCCCAGCTTCCCCGAGCTCACCCCGCGTGAGCGGGAGATCCTGGGCCTGGTCGCCGCCCACCTGACGAACGGCCAGATCGCGGCCCGGCTCGGGCTGAGCCAGAAGACCGTGCGTAACCACGTGTCCAGCGTCTTCGCGAAGCTGCGCGTGGCCGACCGGGCCGAGGCGATCATGCGGGCCAGGGAGTCGGGCCTCTGA